The Bos taurus isolate L1 Dominette 01449 registration number 42190680 breed Hereford chromosome 18, ARS-UCD2.0, whole genome shotgun sequence genome has a window encoding:
- the TSNAXIP1 gene encoding translin-associated factor X-interacting protein 1 isoform X2 gives MGCWDLVAMVTDCTLPELPRPRVRAARLPGCPRVMDSPNSQPLNFPTTSRAHLRPLGVSIDDSLFTETKNTQKRKLSQKRKTLLSGSFSIGGHLSPWPRYISDQTILHNRKPCSDDYRKRAGLQQPLGTTKPRYLEQLENYLRKELLLLDLSTDSAQELRLQPYREIFEFFIEDFKTYKPLLSSIKNAYEVMLAHQREKIRALEPLKAKLITVNENCNERILAMRAEERDEISMLKKEKMNLLKLIDKKNEEKISLQTEVTKLRKNLAEEYLHYLSERDARKILIADLNELRYQREDMSLAQSPGVWGEDPVKLTVALKMARQDLTRTQMELNTMKANFGDVVPRRDFEMQEKTLKELQEQLESLRDDYEEVRKEHEMLLQLHMSTLKERDQFYSELQEIQRTSTPRPDWSKCEDMVAGGRDRWHMLAEGKNSDQLVDVLLEEIGEGLLREKDFFPGLGYGESIPPFLRFDGIVENKKPTKKEVVKLLKDAWKERITEEQKEKFPDFFFSFLERHFGPGDAMAWAYTIFEYIKLFHTNEVMSQFYAVLMGKRKESVYIKQKQTIAQLLKEMTNVDSQNEGLLTMEQLSTVLKSTFPLKKDERIQELMEAGGWHPSSSNADLLDYRLLFMEDEEGQSVPFVQKLWEQYVVEKDEYLNELKQELGLELNEEVTLPKVREALMNIDPNLDKQTLNHYLRQAFQLPMTEMPEEDEEREEGIVTQLQTALEQLQMSDIRRMGPREQEPAS, from the exons ATGGGCTGCTGGGATCTGGTCGCCATGGTGACGGACTGTACACTACCAGAGCTTCCCAGGCCGCGGGTGCGGGCTGCCCGGCTGCCCGGCTGCCCTAGGGTCATGGATTCCCCGAACTCGCAACCCCTCAACTTCCCCACCACGTCGAG AGCACACCTGCGGCCTCTAGGAGTGTCCATAGATGATTCCCTCTTCACAGAAACCAAGAATACCCAGAAACGCAAGCTTTCTCAGAAACGGAAGACACTGCTG TCTGGTTCCTTCTCCATTGGTGGCCACCTGTCCCCATGGCCCAGATACATCAGTGACCAGACCATTCTGCATAATCGAAAGCCCTGTTCAGATGACTACCGGAAGCGGGCAGG CTTGCAGCAGCCCCTGGGCACAACCAAGCCGAGGTACCTGGAGCAGCTTGAGAACTACCTGCGCAAGGAGCTCCTCCTGCTGGACCTAAGCACAGATTCTGCCCAGGAATTAAGGCTGCAG CCTTACAGAGAGATCTTTGAATTCTTCATAGAGGACTTCAAAACATACAAGCCATTGCTGTCCTCCATCAAGAATGCATATGAGgtgatgctgg CCCACCAGAGGGAAAAAATTCGGGCTCTGGAGCCCCTGAAGGCCAAGCTGATCACTGTGAATGAGAACTGCAACGAGAGGATCCTGGCCATGAGGGCTGAGGAGAGAGATGAAATCTCCATGctgaagaaagagaagatgaaTTTGCTAAAACTCATTGACAAGAAGAATGAGGAGAAGATCTCATTGCAGACTGAG GTGACCAAACTGAGGAAGAACCTGGCTGAGGAGTATCTGCACTACCTCAGTGAGAGAGATGCCCGCAAGATCCTCATTGCAGACCTGAATGAGCTACGCTACCAGCGGGAAGACATGTCACTAGCCCAGTCCCCAG GCGTCTGGGGGGAGGACCCCGTGAAGCTAACAGTGGCTCTGAAGATGGCCCGGCAAGACCTGACCCGCACACAGATGGAACTCAACACCATGAAGGCCAACTTTGGAGATGTGGTGCCCAGGAGGGACTTTGAAATGCAGGAGAAAACCCTCAAGGAACTGCAGGAGCAG CTGGAGAGCCTGAGAGACGACTACGAAGAGGTCCGCAAGGAGCACGAGATGCTGCTGCAGTTGCACATGAGCACACTGAAGGAGCGGGACCAGTTCTACTCTGAGCTGCAGGAGATCCAGCGCACCTCCACGCCACGGCCGGACTGGTCCAAGTGTGAAG ATATGGTGGCTGGAGGACGAGATCGCTGGCACATGCTGGCTGAGGGCAAGAACAGTGACCAGCTGGTGGACGTGCTTCTGGAGGAGATTGGCGAGGGGCTGCTCCGGGAGAAAGACTTCTTCCCTGGTCTG GGCTATGGGGAATCCATCCCCCCTTTCCTTCGGTTTGATGGCATTGTGGAGAACAAGAAGCCAACCAAGAAGGAAGTGGTAAAACTCCTCAAGGATGCCTGGAAGGAACGTATCACTGAGGAGCAG AAAGAGAAGTTCCCagatttcttcttcagtttcctgGAGCGCCACTTTGGGCCTGGTGATGCCATGGCCTGGGCTTACACCATTTTTGAATATATCAAGCTCTTCCATACCAATGAAGTCATGAGTCAGTTCTATGCAGTCTTGATGGGAAAG AGGAAAGAGAGTGTGTACATCAAGCAGAAGCAGACCATAGCACAGCTGCTGAAGGAGATGACAAACGTTGACAGCCAGAATGAGGGCCTACTAACCATGGAGCAGTTAAG TACTGTCCTCAAGAGCACCTTCCCCTTGAAGAAGGATGAGAGAATCCAGGAGTTGATGGAGGCAGGGGGCTGGCATcccagcagcagcaatgcagacTTGCTCGACTACCGCCTGTTGTTTATGGAG GATGAGGAGGGCCAGAGCGTGCCCTTTGTGCAAAAGCTGTGGGAACAGTACGTGGTGGAAAAGGATGAATACTTAAACGAGTTAAAGCAGGAGCTGGGCCTGGAACT CAACGAGGAGGTGACCCTACCCAAGGTACGTGAGGCCCTGATGAACATTGATCCCAACCTGGACAAGCAGACCTTGAACCACTATTTGAGGCAGGCCTTCCAGCTCCCCATGACAGAAATGCCAGAGGAGgatgaggaaagggaagaaggcaTTGTGACACAGCTCCAGACTGCACTAGAACAGCTTCAGATGAGTGACATTAGGCGTATGGGGCCTCGGGAGCAGGAACCTGCAAGCTAA
- the TSNAXIP1 gene encoding translin-associated factor X-interacting protein 1 isoform X3, whose amino-acid sequence MGCWDLVAMVTDCTLPELPRPRVRAARLPGCPRVMDSPNSQPLNFPTTSRAHLRPLGVSIDDSLFTETKNTQKRKLSQKRKTLLPYREIFEFFIEDFKTYKPLLSSIKNAYEVMLAHQREKIRALEPLKAKLITVNENCNERILAMRAEERDEISMLKKEKMNLLKLIDKKNEEKISLQTEVTKLRKNLAEEYLHYLSERDARKILIADLNELRYQREDMSLAQSPGVWGEDPVKLTVALKMARQDLTRTQMELNTMKANFGDVVPRRDFEMQEKTLKELQEQLESLRDDYEEVRKEHEMLLQLHMSTLKERDQFYSELQEIQRTSTPRPDWSKCEDMVAGGRDRWHMLAEGKNSDQLVDVLLEEIGEGLLREKDFFPGLGYGESIPPFLRFDGIVENKKPTKKEVVKLLKDAWKERITEEQKEKFPDFFFSFLERHFGPGDAMAWAYTIFEYIKLFHTNEVMSQFYAVLMGKRKESVYIKQKQTIAQLLKEMTNVDSQNEGLLTMEQLSTVLKSTFPLKKDERIQELMEAGGWHPSSSNADLLDYRLLFMEDEEGQSVPFVQKLWEQYVVEKDEYLNELKQELGLELNEEVTLPKVREALMNIDPNLDKQTLNHYLRQAFQLPMTEMPEEDEEREEGIVTQLQTALEQLQMSDIRRMGPREQEPAS is encoded by the exons ATGGGCTGCTGGGATCTGGTCGCCATGGTGACGGACTGTACACTACCAGAGCTTCCCAGGCCGCGGGTGCGGGCTGCCCGGCTGCCCGGCTGCCCTAGGGTCATGGATTCCCCGAACTCGCAACCCCTCAACTTCCCCACCACGTCGAG AGCACACCTGCGGCCTCTAGGAGTGTCCATAGATGATTCCCTCTTCACAGAAACCAAGAATACCCAGAAACGCAAGCTTTCTCAGAAACGGAAGACACTGCTG CCTTACAGAGAGATCTTTGAATTCTTCATAGAGGACTTCAAAACATACAAGCCATTGCTGTCCTCCATCAAGAATGCATATGAGgtgatgctgg CCCACCAGAGGGAAAAAATTCGGGCTCTGGAGCCCCTGAAGGCCAAGCTGATCACTGTGAATGAGAACTGCAACGAGAGGATCCTGGCCATGAGGGCTGAGGAGAGAGATGAAATCTCCATGctgaagaaagagaagatgaaTTTGCTAAAACTCATTGACAAGAAGAATGAGGAGAAGATCTCATTGCAGACTGAG GTGACCAAACTGAGGAAGAACCTGGCTGAGGAGTATCTGCACTACCTCAGTGAGAGAGATGCCCGCAAGATCCTCATTGCAGACCTGAATGAGCTACGCTACCAGCGGGAAGACATGTCACTAGCCCAGTCCCCAG GCGTCTGGGGGGAGGACCCCGTGAAGCTAACAGTGGCTCTGAAGATGGCCCGGCAAGACCTGACCCGCACACAGATGGAACTCAACACCATGAAGGCCAACTTTGGAGATGTGGTGCCCAGGAGGGACTTTGAAATGCAGGAGAAAACCCTCAAGGAACTGCAGGAGCAG CTGGAGAGCCTGAGAGACGACTACGAAGAGGTCCGCAAGGAGCACGAGATGCTGCTGCAGTTGCACATGAGCACACTGAAGGAGCGGGACCAGTTCTACTCTGAGCTGCAGGAGATCCAGCGCACCTCCACGCCACGGCCGGACTGGTCCAAGTGTGAAG ATATGGTGGCTGGAGGACGAGATCGCTGGCACATGCTGGCTGAGGGCAAGAACAGTGACCAGCTGGTGGACGTGCTTCTGGAGGAGATTGGCGAGGGGCTGCTCCGGGAGAAAGACTTCTTCCCTGGTCTG GGCTATGGGGAATCCATCCCCCCTTTCCTTCGGTTTGATGGCATTGTGGAGAACAAGAAGCCAACCAAGAAGGAAGTGGTAAAACTCCTCAAGGATGCCTGGAAGGAACGTATCACTGAGGAGCAG AAAGAGAAGTTCCCagatttcttcttcagtttcctgGAGCGCCACTTTGGGCCTGGTGATGCCATGGCCTGGGCTTACACCATTTTTGAATATATCAAGCTCTTCCATACCAATGAAGTCATGAGTCAGTTCTATGCAGTCTTGATGGGAAAG AGGAAAGAGAGTGTGTACATCAAGCAGAAGCAGACCATAGCACAGCTGCTGAAGGAGATGACAAACGTTGACAGCCAGAATGAGGGCCTACTAACCATGGAGCAGTTAAG TACTGTCCTCAAGAGCACCTTCCCCTTGAAGAAGGATGAGAGAATCCAGGAGTTGATGGAGGCAGGGGGCTGGCATcccagcagcagcaatgcagacTTGCTCGACTACCGCCTGTTGTTTATGGAG GATGAGGAGGGCCAGAGCGTGCCCTTTGTGCAAAAGCTGTGGGAACAGTACGTGGTGGAAAAGGATGAATACTTAAACGAGTTAAAGCAGGAGCTGGGCCTGGAACT CAACGAGGAGGTGACCCTACCCAAGGTACGTGAGGCCCTGATGAACATTGATCCCAACCTGGACAAGCAGACCTTGAACCACTATTTGAGGCAGGCCTTCCAGCTCCCCATGACAGAAATGCCAGAGGAGgatgaggaaagggaagaaggcaTTGTGACACAGCTCCAGACTGCACTAGAACAGCTTCAGATGAGTGACATTAGGCGTATGGGGCCTCGGGAGCAGGAACCTGCAAGCTAA
- the TSNAXIP1 gene encoding translin-associated factor X-interacting protein 1 isoform X5, producing MGCWDLVAMVTDCTLPELPRPRVRAARLPGCPRVMDSPNSQPLNFPTTSRAHLRPLGVSIDDSLFTETKNTQKRKLSQKRKTLLSGSFSIGGHLSPWPRYISDQTILHNRKPCSDDYRKRAGSLQQPLGTTKPRYLEQLENYLRKELLLLDLSTDSAQELRLQPYREIFEFFIEDFKTYKPLLSSIKNAYEVMLAHQREKIRALEPLKAKLITVNENCNERILAMRAEERDEISMLKKEKMNLLKLIDKKNEEKISLQTEVTKLRKNLAEEYLHYLSERDARKILIADLNELRYQREDMSLAQSPGVWGEDPVKLTVALKMARQDLTRTQMELNTMKANFGDVVPRRDFEMQEKTLKELQEQLESLRDDYEEVRKEHEMLLQLHMSTLKERDQFYSELQEIQRTSTPRPDWSKCEDMVAGGRDRWHMLAEGKNSDQLVDVLLEEIGEGLLREKDFFPGLGYGESIPPFLRFDGIVENKKPTKKEVVKLLKDAWKERITEEQKEKFPDFFFSFLERHFGPGDAMAWAYTIFEYIKLFHTNEVMSQFYAVLMGKRKESVYIKQKQTIAQLLKEMTNVDSQNEGLLTMEQLSTVLKSTFPLKKDERIQELMEAGGWHPSSSNADLLDYRLLFMEQRGGDPTQGT from the exons ATGGGCTGCTGGGATCTGGTCGCCATGGTGACGGACTGTACACTACCAGAGCTTCCCAGGCCGCGGGTGCGGGCTGCCCGGCTGCCCGGCTGCCCTAGGGTCATGGATTCCCCGAACTCGCAACCCCTCAACTTCCCCACCACGTCGAG AGCACACCTGCGGCCTCTAGGAGTGTCCATAGATGATTCCCTCTTCACAGAAACCAAGAATACCCAGAAACGCAAGCTTTCTCAGAAACGGAAGACACTGCTG TCTGGTTCCTTCTCCATTGGTGGCCACCTGTCCCCATGGCCCAGATACATCAGTGACCAGACCATTCTGCATAATCGAAAGCCCTGTTCAGATGACTACCGGAAGCGGGCAGG TAGCTTGCAGCAGCCCCTGGGCACAACCAAGCCGAGGTACCTGGAGCAGCTTGAGAACTACCTGCGCAAGGAGCTCCTCCTGCTGGACCTAAGCACAGATTCTGCCCAGGAATTAAGGCTGCAG CCTTACAGAGAGATCTTTGAATTCTTCATAGAGGACTTCAAAACATACAAGCCATTGCTGTCCTCCATCAAGAATGCATATGAGgtgatgctgg CCCACCAGAGGGAAAAAATTCGGGCTCTGGAGCCCCTGAAGGCCAAGCTGATCACTGTGAATGAGAACTGCAACGAGAGGATCCTGGCCATGAGGGCTGAGGAGAGAGATGAAATCTCCATGctgaagaaagagaagatgaaTTTGCTAAAACTCATTGACAAGAAGAATGAGGAGAAGATCTCATTGCAGACTGAG GTGACCAAACTGAGGAAGAACCTGGCTGAGGAGTATCTGCACTACCTCAGTGAGAGAGATGCCCGCAAGATCCTCATTGCAGACCTGAATGAGCTACGCTACCAGCGGGAAGACATGTCACTAGCCCAGTCCCCAG GCGTCTGGGGGGAGGACCCCGTGAAGCTAACAGTGGCTCTGAAGATGGCCCGGCAAGACCTGACCCGCACACAGATGGAACTCAACACCATGAAGGCCAACTTTGGAGATGTGGTGCCCAGGAGGGACTTTGAAATGCAGGAGAAAACCCTCAAGGAACTGCAGGAGCAG CTGGAGAGCCTGAGAGACGACTACGAAGAGGTCCGCAAGGAGCACGAGATGCTGCTGCAGTTGCACATGAGCACACTGAAGGAGCGGGACCAGTTCTACTCTGAGCTGCAGGAGATCCAGCGCACCTCCACGCCACGGCCGGACTGGTCCAAGTGTGAAG ATATGGTGGCTGGAGGACGAGATCGCTGGCACATGCTGGCTGAGGGCAAGAACAGTGACCAGCTGGTGGACGTGCTTCTGGAGGAGATTGGCGAGGGGCTGCTCCGGGAGAAAGACTTCTTCCCTGGTCTG GGCTATGGGGAATCCATCCCCCCTTTCCTTCGGTTTGATGGCATTGTGGAGAACAAGAAGCCAACCAAGAAGGAAGTGGTAAAACTCCTCAAGGATGCCTGGAAGGAACGTATCACTGAGGAGCAG AAAGAGAAGTTCCCagatttcttcttcagtttcctgGAGCGCCACTTTGGGCCTGGTGATGCCATGGCCTGGGCTTACACCATTTTTGAATATATCAAGCTCTTCCATACCAATGAAGTCATGAGTCAGTTCTATGCAGTCTTGATGGGAAAG AGGAAAGAGAGTGTGTACATCAAGCAGAAGCAGACCATAGCACAGCTGCTGAAGGAGATGACAAACGTTGACAGCCAGAATGAGGGCCTACTAACCATGGAGCAGTTAAG TACTGTCCTCAAGAGCACCTTCCCCTTGAAGAAGGATGAGAGAATCCAGGAGTTGATGGAGGCAGGGGGCTGGCATcccagcagcagcaatgcagacTTGCTCGACTACCGCCTGTTGTTTATGGAG CAACGAGGAGGTGACCCTACCCAAGGTACGTGA
- the TSNAXIP1 gene encoding translin-associated factor X-interacting protein 1 isoform X4 — MGCWDLVAMVTDCTLPELPRPRVRAARLPGCPRVMDSPNSQPLNFPTTSRAHLRPLGVSIDDSLFTETKNTQKRKLSQKRKTLLSGSFSIGGHLSPWPRYISDQTILHNRKPCSDDYRKRAGSLQQPLGTTKPRYLEQLENYLRKELLLLDLSTDSAQELRLQPYREIFEFFIEDFKTYKPLLSSIKNAYEVMLAHQREKIRALEPLKAKLITVNENCNERILAMRAEERDEISMLKKEKMNLLKLIDKKNEEKISLQTEVTKLRKNLAEEYLHYLSERDARKILIADLNELRYQREDMSLAQSPGVWGEDPVKLTVALKMARQDLTRTQMELNTMKANFGDVVPRRDFEMQEKTLKELQEQLESLRDDYEEVRKEHEMLLQLHMSTLKERDQFYSELQEIQRTSTPRPDWSKCEDMVAGGRDRWHMLAEGKNSDQLVDVLLEEIGEGLLREKDFFPGLGYGESIPPFLRFDGIVENKKPTKKEVVKLLKDAWKERITEEQKEKFPDFFFSFLERHFGPGDAMAWAYTIFEYIKLFHTNEVMSQFYAVLMGKRKESVYIKQKQTIAQLLKEMTNVDSQNEGLLTMEQLSTVLKSTFPLKKDERIQELMEAGGWHPSSSNADLLDYRLLFMEDEEGQSVPFVQKLWEQYVVEKDEYLNELKQELGLEL, encoded by the exons ATGGGCTGCTGGGATCTGGTCGCCATGGTGACGGACTGTACACTACCAGAGCTTCCCAGGCCGCGGGTGCGGGCTGCCCGGCTGCCCGGCTGCCCTAGGGTCATGGATTCCCCGAACTCGCAACCCCTCAACTTCCCCACCACGTCGAG AGCACACCTGCGGCCTCTAGGAGTGTCCATAGATGATTCCCTCTTCACAGAAACCAAGAATACCCAGAAACGCAAGCTTTCTCAGAAACGGAAGACACTGCTG TCTGGTTCCTTCTCCATTGGTGGCCACCTGTCCCCATGGCCCAGATACATCAGTGACCAGACCATTCTGCATAATCGAAAGCCCTGTTCAGATGACTACCGGAAGCGGGCAGG TAGCTTGCAGCAGCCCCTGGGCACAACCAAGCCGAGGTACCTGGAGCAGCTTGAGAACTACCTGCGCAAGGAGCTCCTCCTGCTGGACCTAAGCACAGATTCTGCCCAGGAATTAAGGCTGCAG CCTTACAGAGAGATCTTTGAATTCTTCATAGAGGACTTCAAAACATACAAGCCATTGCTGTCCTCCATCAAGAATGCATATGAGgtgatgctgg CCCACCAGAGGGAAAAAATTCGGGCTCTGGAGCCCCTGAAGGCCAAGCTGATCACTGTGAATGAGAACTGCAACGAGAGGATCCTGGCCATGAGGGCTGAGGAGAGAGATGAAATCTCCATGctgaagaaagagaagatgaaTTTGCTAAAACTCATTGACAAGAAGAATGAGGAGAAGATCTCATTGCAGACTGAG GTGACCAAACTGAGGAAGAACCTGGCTGAGGAGTATCTGCACTACCTCAGTGAGAGAGATGCCCGCAAGATCCTCATTGCAGACCTGAATGAGCTACGCTACCAGCGGGAAGACATGTCACTAGCCCAGTCCCCAG GCGTCTGGGGGGAGGACCCCGTGAAGCTAACAGTGGCTCTGAAGATGGCCCGGCAAGACCTGACCCGCACACAGATGGAACTCAACACCATGAAGGCCAACTTTGGAGATGTGGTGCCCAGGAGGGACTTTGAAATGCAGGAGAAAACCCTCAAGGAACTGCAGGAGCAG CTGGAGAGCCTGAGAGACGACTACGAAGAGGTCCGCAAGGAGCACGAGATGCTGCTGCAGTTGCACATGAGCACACTGAAGGAGCGGGACCAGTTCTACTCTGAGCTGCAGGAGATCCAGCGCACCTCCACGCCACGGCCGGACTGGTCCAAGTGTGAAG ATATGGTGGCTGGAGGACGAGATCGCTGGCACATGCTGGCTGAGGGCAAGAACAGTGACCAGCTGGTGGACGTGCTTCTGGAGGAGATTGGCGAGGGGCTGCTCCGGGAGAAAGACTTCTTCCCTGGTCTG GGCTATGGGGAATCCATCCCCCCTTTCCTTCGGTTTGATGGCATTGTGGAGAACAAGAAGCCAACCAAGAAGGAAGTGGTAAAACTCCTCAAGGATGCCTGGAAGGAACGTATCACTGAGGAGCAG AAAGAGAAGTTCCCagatttcttcttcagtttcctgGAGCGCCACTTTGGGCCTGGTGATGCCATGGCCTGGGCTTACACCATTTTTGAATATATCAAGCTCTTCCATACCAATGAAGTCATGAGTCAGTTCTATGCAGTCTTGATGGGAAAG AGGAAAGAGAGTGTGTACATCAAGCAGAAGCAGACCATAGCACAGCTGCTGAAGGAGATGACAAACGTTGACAGCCAGAATGAGGGCCTACTAACCATGGAGCAGTTAAG TACTGTCCTCAAGAGCACCTTCCCCTTGAAGAAGGATGAGAGAATCCAGGAGTTGATGGAGGCAGGGGGCTGGCATcccagcagcagcaatgcagacTTGCTCGACTACCGCCTGTTGTTTATGGAG GATGAGGAGGGCCAGAGCGTGCCCTTTGTGCAAAAGCTGTGGGAACAGTACGTGGTGGAAAAGGATGAATACTTAAACGAGTTAAAGCAGGAGCTGGGCCTGGAACTGTGA
- the TSNAXIP1 gene encoding translin-associated factor X-interacting protein 1 isoform X1, whose amino-acid sequence MGCWDLVAMVTDCTLPELPRPRVRAARLPGCPRVMDSPNSQPLNFPTTSRAHLRPLGVSIDDSLFTETKNTQKRKLSQKRKTLLSGSFSIGGHLSPWPRYISDQTILHNRKPCSDDYRKRAGSLQQPLGTTKPRYLEQLENYLRKELLLLDLSTDSAQELRLQPYREIFEFFIEDFKTYKPLLSSIKNAYEVMLAHQREKIRALEPLKAKLITVNENCNERILAMRAEERDEISMLKKEKMNLLKLIDKKNEEKISLQTEVTKLRKNLAEEYLHYLSERDARKILIADLNELRYQREDMSLAQSPGVWGEDPVKLTVALKMARQDLTRTQMELNTMKANFGDVVPRRDFEMQEKTLKELQEQLESLRDDYEEVRKEHEMLLQLHMSTLKERDQFYSELQEIQRTSTPRPDWSKCEDMVAGGRDRWHMLAEGKNSDQLVDVLLEEIGEGLLREKDFFPGLGYGESIPPFLRFDGIVENKKPTKKEVVKLLKDAWKERITEEQKEKFPDFFFSFLERHFGPGDAMAWAYTIFEYIKLFHTNEVMSQFYAVLMGKRKESVYIKQKQTIAQLLKEMTNVDSQNEGLLTMEQLSTVLKSTFPLKKDERIQELMEAGGWHPSSSNADLLDYRLLFMEDEEGQSVPFVQKLWEQYVVEKDEYLNELKQELGLELNEEVTLPKVREALMNIDPNLDKQTLNHYLRQAFQLPMTEMPEEDEEREEGIVTQLQTALEQLQMSDIRRMGPREQEPAS is encoded by the exons ATGGGCTGCTGGGATCTGGTCGCCATGGTGACGGACTGTACACTACCAGAGCTTCCCAGGCCGCGGGTGCGGGCTGCCCGGCTGCCCGGCTGCCCTAGGGTCATGGATTCCCCGAACTCGCAACCCCTCAACTTCCCCACCACGTCGAG AGCACACCTGCGGCCTCTAGGAGTGTCCATAGATGATTCCCTCTTCACAGAAACCAAGAATACCCAGAAACGCAAGCTTTCTCAGAAACGGAAGACACTGCTG TCTGGTTCCTTCTCCATTGGTGGCCACCTGTCCCCATGGCCCAGATACATCAGTGACCAGACCATTCTGCATAATCGAAAGCCCTGTTCAGATGACTACCGGAAGCGGGCAGG TAGCTTGCAGCAGCCCCTGGGCACAACCAAGCCGAGGTACCTGGAGCAGCTTGAGAACTACCTGCGCAAGGAGCTCCTCCTGCTGGACCTAAGCACAGATTCTGCCCAGGAATTAAGGCTGCAG CCTTACAGAGAGATCTTTGAATTCTTCATAGAGGACTTCAAAACATACAAGCCATTGCTGTCCTCCATCAAGAATGCATATGAGgtgatgctgg CCCACCAGAGGGAAAAAATTCGGGCTCTGGAGCCCCTGAAGGCCAAGCTGATCACTGTGAATGAGAACTGCAACGAGAGGATCCTGGCCATGAGGGCTGAGGAGAGAGATGAAATCTCCATGctgaagaaagagaagatgaaTTTGCTAAAACTCATTGACAAGAAGAATGAGGAGAAGATCTCATTGCAGACTGAG GTGACCAAACTGAGGAAGAACCTGGCTGAGGAGTATCTGCACTACCTCAGTGAGAGAGATGCCCGCAAGATCCTCATTGCAGACCTGAATGAGCTACGCTACCAGCGGGAAGACATGTCACTAGCCCAGTCCCCAG GCGTCTGGGGGGAGGACCCCGTGAAGCTAACAGTGGCTCTGAAGATGGCCCGGCAAGACCTGACCCGCACACAGATGGAACTCAACACCATGAAGGCCAACTTTGGAGATGTGGTGCCCAGGAGGGACTTTGAAATGCAGGAGAAAACCCTCAAGGAACTGCAGGAGCAG CTGGAGAGCCTGAGAGACGACTACGAAGAGGTCCGCAAGGAGCACGAGATGCTGCTGCAGTTGCACATGAGCACACTGAAGGAGCGGGACCAGTTCTACTCTGAGCTGCAGGAGATCCAGCGCACCTCCACGCCACGGCCGGACTGGTCCAAGTGTGAAG ATATGGTGGCTGGAGGACGAGATCGCTGGCACATGCTGGCTGAGGGCAAGAACAGTGACCAGCTGGTGGACGTGCTTCTGGAGGAGATTGGCGAGGGGCTGCTCCGGGAGAAAGACTTCTTCCCTGGTCTG GGCTATGGGGAATCCATCCCCCCTTTCCTTCGGTTTGATGGCATTGTGGAGAACAAGAAGCCAACCAAGAAGGAAGTGGTAAAACTCCTCAAGGATGCCTGGAAGGAACGTATCACTGAGGAGCAG AAAGAGAAGTTCCCagatttcttcttcagtttcctgGAGCGCCACTTTGGGCCTGGTGATGCCATGGCCTGGGCTTACACCATTTTTGAATATATCAAGCTCTTCCATACCAATGAAGTCATGAGTCAGTTCTATGCAGTCTTGATGGGAAAG AGGAAAGAGAGTGTGTACATCAAGCAGAAGCAGACCATAGCACAGCTGCTGAAGGAGATGACAAACGTTGACAGCCAGAATGAGGGCCTACTAACCATGGAGCAGTTAAG TACTGTCCTCAAGAGCACCTTCCCCTTGAAGAAGGATGAGAGAATCCAGGAGTTGATGGAGGCAGGGGGCTGGCATcccagcagcagcaatgcagacTTGCTCGACTACCGCCTGTTGTTTATGGAG GATGAGGAGGGCCAGAGCGTGCCCTTTGTGCAAAAGCTGTGGGAACAGTACGTGGTGGAAAAGGATGAATACTTAAACGAGTTAAAGCAGGAGCTGGGCCTGGAACT CAACGAGGAGGTGACCCTACCCAAGGTACGTGAGGCCCTGATGAACATTGATCCCAACCTGGACAAGCAGACCTTGAACCACTATTTGAGGCAGGCCTTCCAGCTCCCCATGACAGAAATGCCAGAGGAGgatgaggaaagggaagaaggcaTTGTGACACAGCTCCAGACTGCACTAGAACAGCTTCAGATGAGTGACATTAGGCGTATGGGGCCTCGGGAGCAGGAACCTGCAAGCTAA